Proteins encoded together in one Lycium ferocissimum isolate CSIRO_LF1 unplaced genomic scaffold, AGI_CSIRO_Lferr_CH_V1 ctg416, whole genome shotgun sequence window:
- the LOC132044316 gene encoding large ribosomal subunit protein eL37x-like, with translation MGKGTGSFGKRRNKTHTLCVRCGRRSFHLQKSRCSACAYPAARKRTYNWSVKAIRRKTTGTGRMRYLRNVPRRFKTNFREGCEAAPRKKAAASA, from the exons ATG GGTAAGGGAACAGGAAGCTTTGGTAAGAGGAGGAACAAGACCCACACACTATGTGTGAGGTGTGGACGACGGAGCTTCCATCTCCAGAAGAGCCGTTGCTCTGCTTGTGCTTACCCTGCTGCCCGTAAAAGGACAT ACAACTGGAGTGTGAAGGCAATTCGCCGAAAGACAACTGGAACTGGCCGTATGAGGTATCTTCGTAATGTCCCTCGCAGGTTCAAGACCAACTTCAGAGAAG GTTGTGAAGCAGCTCCAAGGAAGAAGGCAGCAGCTTCTGCTTGA